One region of Pangasianodon hypophthalmus isolate fPanHyp1 chromosome 15, fPanHyp1.pri, whole genome shotgun sequence genomic DNA includes:
- the slc26a1 gene encoding sulfate anion transporter 1, translating into MEDARPQYTCHLERKVQQKKGPVEVIRTKLRHQLSCSLPKVKSTLTDLFPVVLWLPKYKIKEYVWGDVMSGLIVGIILVPQAIAYCLLAGLEPIYGLYTSFFANIIYFFLGTSRHVSVGIFSLMSLMVGQVVDREVYLAGFDLSEDSKKSSLDVGWNGTEDHQDTAVNLTIGAFGMECGKECYAISIATALTFLAGVYQVLMAVFRLGFVSVYLSAPMLDGFATGASCTILTVQAKYLVGLKIPRHQGYGTVVVTWINIFKNIRKINFCDMITSAICIAVLLVGKELQDRYKDRLKIPLPTELVVVALATVVSHFADLNGQYNSSISGAIPTGFIPPKVPSFELIPRVALDAIPLAVISFAFTVSLSEMFAKKNGYTVRPNQEMLAIGFCNIIPSFFHCFTTSAALAKTMVKDSTGCRTQVSSVVSALVVLLVLLVLAPFFYSLQKCVLACIIIVSLRGALRKFRDFPRLWRLSKIDAGVWMVTMCSSALISVEIGLVIGVVFSMLCVMVQTQHPKASLLGQIENTNHYEDLNDYDHLMIIPKVKIFRFQAPLYYANKDFFLKSLFKAVGFEPFLEKSRRRKLEKKAKIRTAKETDKENGDVSLSLVASEVEFHTIILDCSSVPFIDTTGINTLKGLVKEYKEVSVNVILACCNTTVIDSLRRGDFFGSDDKEMHTLSFHNLHSAVSFATSDTTASINTSSV; encoded by the exons ATGGAGGATGCAAGGCCTCAATACACATGCCATCTGGAACGCAAGGTTCAGCAGAAGAAGGGACCAGTAGAGGTCATTAGGACCAAACTGCGCCATCAACTGTCTTGTTCACTGCCCAAAGTGAAAAGCACATTAACAGACCTCTTTCCTGTCGTGCTGTGGTTGCCAAAATACAAGATAAAGGAATATGtgtggggtgatgtgatgtccGGGCTCATAGTGGGGATTATTTTAGTGCCTCAAGCCATTGCTTACTGCCTCCTTGCAGGCTTGGAGCCAATTTACGGTTTGTACACATCCTTTTTTGCCAATATCATCTACTTCTTCTTGGGCACATCCAGGCATGTATCTGTGGGTATCTTCAGCCTCATGAGTTTAATGGTGGGACAGGTTGTGGACAGAGAAGTCTATTTAGCAGGGTTTGATCTGAGTGAGGACAGTAAGAAAAGCTCCTTGGATGTTGGATGGAATGGCACTGAAGACCACCAGGATACCGCGGTCAACCTTACCATAGGGGCCTTCGGCATGGAGTGTGGAAAGGAATGCTATGCTATCAGCATTGCAACAGCTTTAACATTCCTTGCTGGAGTTTACCAG gtcCTGATGGCAGTATTCAGGCTTGGGTTTGTTTCAGTTTACCTCTCTGCTCCAATGCTGGATGGCTTCGCCACTGGTGCCTCATGCACCATCCTAACAGTCCAGGCCAAGTATCTGGTGGGCCTGAAAATCCCTCGTCATCAGGGTTATGGAACCGTCGTTGTGACTTGGATCAACATTTTTAAGAACATACGTAAGATCAACTTTTGCGATATGATTACAAGTGCAATTTGTATTGCTGTCCTACTAGTGGGGAAAGAGCTCCAGGATCGGTACAAGGACCGTCTGAAGATACCTCTGCCTACAGAGCTAGTAGTAGTGGCCTTAGCAACAGTGGTTTCCCACTTTGCTGATCTGAATGGTCAGTACAACTCAAGCATCTCAGGTGCCATTCCAACTGGTTTCATTCCCCCAAAGGTTCCAAGTTTCGAACTAATCCCAAGGGTAGCACTTGATGCCATCCCATTGGCTGTGATCAGTTTTGCCTTCACTGTCTCATTGTCAGAGATGTTTGCAAAAAAGAATGGCTACACAGTCAGACCAAACCAGGAGATGTTGGCAATTGGCTTTTGTAACATCATCCCATCATTTTTCCACTGTTTCACCACAAGTGCTGCACTTGCCAAGACTATGGTGAAAGACTCGACAGGTTGCCGAACGCAAGTTTCTAGTGTGGTGAGTGCTTTGGTCGTGCTCTTGGTTCTTTTGGTTTTAGCCCCGTTCTTCTACTCTCTGCAGAAGTGTGTCCTTGCCTGCATCATTATTGTCAGTCTGAGAGGTGCCCTGCGGAAATTCAGAGACTTTCCCAGGCTTTGGCGCCTCAGCAAGATTGATGCGGGTGTCTGGATGGTGACCATGTGTTCAAGTGCTTTGATCAGCGTAGAGATCGGGCTGGTGATTGGAGTAGTCTTCTCCATGTTGTGTGTCATGGTGCAAACCCAACATCCCAAGGCTTCACTACTGGGCCAAATCGAGAATACTAATCACTATGAGGACTTGAACGACTATGATCACCTTATGATCATTCCAAAAGTAAAGATTTTTCGCTTTCAGGCTCCACTTTACTACGCAAACAAGGACTTTTTCTTAAAATCTTTATTCAAAGCAGTTGGATTTGAGCCATTCCttgaaaaaagcagaagaagaaaactaGAGAAAAAAGCTAAAATCAGAACTGCAAAGGAGACTGACAAAGAAAATGGTGATGTTAGTTTAAGCCTAGTAGCAAGCGAAGTGGAATTCCACACCATAATTCTTGACTGTTCTTCTGTCCCTTTCATTGACACCACAGGTATTAACACCTTGAAAGGACTGGTAAAAGAGTACAAAGAAGTTAGTGTAAATGTGATTCTGGCATGTTGCAACACGACAGTCATAGATTCTTTGAGACGAGGTGATTTCTTCGGGTCTGATGATAAAGAAATGCATACACTGTCATTCCACAACCTTCATAGTGCAGTTTCTTTTGCCACAAGCGACACTACAGCATCGATTAACACTTCATCTGTGTAA
- the rbp4l gene encoding retinol binding protein 4, like, whose translation MEYYKLALLVVFLSYAERCWSSSCVVDSFTVKQDFDPKKYAGKWYAQQKKDPEGLFLQDNISAEYTVEEDGTMTASSKGRVTLFGFWVVCADMAAQYTVPDPSTPGKMFMNYQGLASYLSSGGDNYWIIDTDYDNYAITYACRTLKEDGTCEDGYALVFSRNPRGLPPAIQRIVRQKQEEICMAGQFKPVLQSGAC comes from the exons ATGGAATATTACAAGTTGGCCTTGCTGGTGGTGTTCCTGTCCTATGCTGAGCGCTGCTGGTCTTCTTCCTGTGTGGTGGACAGCTTCACTGTCAAGCAGGACTTTGACCCGAAAAAA TATGCAGGAAAGTGGTACGCCCAGCAGAAGAAAGATCCAGAAGGACTCTTCCTGCAGGACAACATTTCTGCAGAGTACACTGTCGAAGAAGACGGCACCATGACTGCTTCTTCCAAGGGTCGCGTCACTCTGTTTGG attcTGGGTTGTGTGTGCTGACATGGCTGCCCAGTACACGGTGCCTGATCCGTCAACACCTGGCAAGATGTTCATGAACTACCAGGGTCTGGCCAGCTACCTGTCTAGTGGAG GTGATAACTACTGGATCATCGACACAGACTACGACAACTACGCCATCACCTACGCATGCCGCACACTGAAAGAAGACGGGACCTGTGAGGACGGCTATGCCCTGGTGTTCTCCCGTAACCCCCGCGGCCTACCCCCAGCCATCCAGCGCATTGTGCGCCAGAAACAGGAGGAAATCTGCATGGCGGGACAATTCAAACCCGTGCTGCAATCAG GAGCCTGCTGA